The Solanum lycopersicum chromosome 9, SLM_r2.1 genome window below encodes:
- the LOC101248710 gene encoding histone H1, with the protein MATEEPVIVNEVVEEQAAPETVKDEANPPAKSGKAKKETKAKKPAAPRKRSATPTHPPYFEMIKDAIVTLKERTGSSQHAITKFIEEKQKSLPSNFKKLLLTQLKKFVASEKLVKVKNSYKLPSGSKPAAAAVPAKKKPAAAKSKPAAKPKAAVKPKAKPAAKAKPAAKAKPAAKAKPAAKAKPAAKAKPAAKAKPVAKAKPKAAAAAKPKAAVKPKAAPAKTKAAVKPNLKAKTTTAKVAKTATRTTPSRKAAPKATPAKKEPVKKAPAKNVKSPAKKATPKRGRK; encoded by the exons ATGGCCACTGAAGAACCAGTCATCGTTAACGAGGTTGTTGAAGAGCAAGCCGCTCCTGAAACTGTCAAGGATGAGGCAAACCCTCCGGCCAAGTCTGGAAAAGCAAAAAAAGAGACCAAGGCGAAGAAGCCTGCTGCACCAAGGAAGAGAAGCGCTACTCCGACTCATCCTCCTTACTTTGAG ATGATTAAGGATGCGATTGTGACATTGAAAGAGAGAACTGGATCCAGCCAGCACGCTATTACCAAGTTCATTGAGGAAAAGCAGAAGAGTCTACCatctaatttcaaaaaattgttgcTTACCCAGTTGAAGAAGTTTGTTGCTTCTGAGAAGCTGGTGAAAGTTAAGAACTCTTACAAGCTTCCATCAGGTTCTAAgcctgctgctgctgctgtccCGGCGAAGAAGAAGCCTGCTGCAGCAAAGTCAAAGCCTGCTGCGAAACCAAAAGCCGCCGTCAAGCCCAAGGCAAAGCCCGCTGCCAAGGCAAAACCCGCTGCCAAGGCAAAGCCCGCTGCCAAGGCAAAGCCCGCTGCCAAGGCCAAGCCCGCTGCCAAGGCCAAGCCTGCTGCCAAGGCAAAGCCCGTTGCTAAGGCTAAGCCCAAAGCAGCGGCTGCTGCCAAGCCCAAAGCTGCTGTTAAACCTAAGGCTGCTCCTGCCAAAACCAAGGCTGCGGTCAAGCCAAATCTGAAGGCTAAGACGACGACAGCTAAGGTTGCAAAAACCGCTACGAGAACGACTCCAAGTCGGAAAGCTGCACCAAAGGCAACACCTGCCAAAAAGGAGCCGGTTAAGAAGGCACCTGCGAAGAATGTGAAGTCTCCGGCGAAGAAGGCTACCCCAAAGAGGGGAAGGAAGTAG